A window of Gadus chalcogrammus isolate NIFS_2021 chromosome 16, NIFS_Gcha_1.0, whole genome shotgun sequence contains these coding sequences:
- the LOC130406147 gene encoding transcription factor Adf-1-like: MSDESLITAVSECPVLYDLTLKAYHDLTKRNQAWRDISSMLGVTAEVSRKKWKYLRDKYLRERKAERDRKKSGAGATSFKRWKYMAIMGFLELHVKERVSSSNMEQGDYSRQEIAPEILALLAPSMSPQREVVAQSEEEISPPSPSLSESAVDTSPPSPPTTSTVTLVTPLRPVPPPPRRRQLEQPLSAFQKSILSSIQKEKENTMAVDKDEHFMLSLVPSLRRLSNQKRAQARMRMQQVLYDVEFGE, translated from the exons atgtcGGACGAAAGCTTGATAACAGCTGTGAGCGAGTGTCCGGTCCTGTACGACCTCACGTTGAAGGCCTACCACGACCTAACAAAACGCAACCAGGCCTGGCGAGACATTTCATCTATGCTGGGCGTTACAG CTGAAGTGTCCCGCAAGAAATGGAAGTACTTGCGGGATAAATatttgagggagaggaaggcagagagggacaggaagaaAAGTGGGGCCGGTGCCACCTCTTTCAAGAGGTGGAAGTATATGGCGATCATgggcttcctggagctccatgtGAAGGAGAGGGTATCTTCTAGTAATATGGAGCAGGGAGATTATAGCCGGCAGGAAATAGCACCGGAGATCTTGGCCCTGCTAGCGCCCAGTATGTCTCCCCAAcgagag GTGGTGGCTCAAAGTGAAGAGGAgatatctcctccctctcccagcctaTCAGAGTCCGCTGTggacacctctcctccatctcctcccactaCCTCTACGGTGACTCTGGTCACACCGCTGCGTCctgtacctccaccaccacgcagGAGACAGCTGGAGCAGCCGCTGTCTGCGTTCCAGAAATCAATCCTGTCCTCCATccagaaagaaaaggagaatacAATGGCTGTGGACAAGGATGAGCATTTTATGCTCAGCCTCGTCCCATCATTGAGGAGGCTGTCGAACCAAAAAAGGGCCCAGGCGCGCATGAGGATGCAGCAGGTCCTTTATGATGTGGAGTTTGGAGAGTAA